In Deinococcus proteolyticus MRP, a single genomic region encodes these proteins:
- a CDS encoding cbb3-type cytochrome c oxidase subunit I, with amino-acid sequence MTTTLPPHAVNADRPAGHGAPARTMPAVQDKAYLASLKGVTAAYVITAFVALLIGVLIGPLQALNYAGINVYDNHLLKLLVKSYYQGLTLHGVLNALVFTQFFISGWMLYLPVRDLGMRINTKFAWGTYAVMTTGLVLTAAALLLNDATVLYTLYPPMQGSPLFYIGASIFVAASWGVLGQVVYTWLQWKRQNPGKVTPLVTHMSVATWLMWFIASLGLVTEALVMLVPWSLGITKTIDPLIARTLFWWTGHAIVYFWLLPAYIAWYAFLPRHAGGRVASEPLVRLAFVLFLLNGVGVGLHHQFSNPNINNTWKIIHMLLTFLVVVPSLLTAFSTAAALEDGARANGGGGFVGWIRHLPWQNPVFVGITLSMISFIPGGAGGVVNASQAFAPVVHNTAWIPGHFHITVGTAVTMTFMAVSFWLIPHLLGKPLPNPKLARWSQWIWFWGMILFAVGMHWQGILGVPRRAQISAVAQPEVYEAMHLALPRFLTGLSGILLLIGGLMFFYVFFKMVFSRRVQDGEEIEIPYSPSISAAGEDLATASPLVRLTEPLLALGALGLIIVLMVYLPVLLPMVTNMQGAPGQMLWRN; translated from the coding sequence GTGACCACCACCCTGCCCCCCCATGCCGTGAACGCCGACCGCCCTGCCGGGCACGGCGCACCGGCCCGCACCATGCCTGCCGTGCAGGACAAGGCTTACCTGGCCAGCCTCAAGGGCGTCACGGCGGCTTACGTCATCACCGCTTTTGTGGCTCTGCTGATTGGCGTGCTGATCGGCCCCCTGCAGGCGCTGAACTACGCCGGAATCAATGTCTACGACAACCATCTGCTTAAGCTGCTGGTCAAGTCCTACTACCAGGGCCTGACCTTGCATGGCGTGCTGAACGCCCTGGTCTTCACGCAGTTTTTCATTTCCGGCTGGATGCTGTACCTGCCGGTCCGCGACCTGGGCATGCGGATCAATACCAAATTCGCCTGGGGCACCTACGCCGTGATGACCACCGGCCTGGTCCTGACCGCCGCCGCACTGCTGCTCAACGACGCCACCGTGCTGTATACCCTGTATCCGCCGATGCAGGGCAGCCCGCTGTTCTATATCGGCGCCAGCATCTTCGTGGCGGCGAGCTGGGGCGTGCTGGGACAGGTCGTGTATACCTGGCTGCAGTGGAAGCGCCAGAACCCCGGCAAGGTGACGCCGCTGGTGACCCACATGAGCGTGGCCACCTGGCTGATGTGGTTTATCGCCTCGCTGGGGCTGGTGACCGAAGCCCTGGTGATGCTGGTGCCCTGGTCGCTGGGCATCACCAAGACCATTGACCCGCTGATTGCCCGCACCCTGTTCTGGTGGACCGGACACGCCATCGTGTACTTCTGGCTGCTGCCCGCCTACATCGCCTGGTACGCGTTCTTGCCCCGGCACGCCGGCGGGCGCGTCGCCTCTGAACCACTGGTCCGGCTGGCTTTCGTGCTGTTTTTGCTGAACGGCGTCGGCGTGGGCCTGCACCACCAGTTCTCGAACCCCAACATCAACAACACCTGGAAAATCATCCACATGCTGCTCACCTTCTTGGTGGTGGTGCCCAGCCTGCTGACCGCCTTCAGCACGGCAGCGGCCCTGGAAGACGGCGCCCGCGCCAACGGCGGCGGCGGCTTCGTAGGCTGGATTCGTCACCTGCCCTGGCAGAACCCTGTGTTCGTGGGCATCACCCTGAGCATGATCAGCTTTATCCCTGGCGGTGCGGGCGGCGTCGTGAACGCCTCGCAGGCCTTTGCGCCGGTGGTCCACAACACCGCCTGGATTCCGGGACACTTTCACATCACGGTGGGCACGGCCGTCACCATGACCTTTATGGCGGTCAGCTTCTGGCTGATCCCCCACCTGCTGGGCAAGCCCCTGCCCAACCCCAAGCTTGCCCGCTGGAGCCAGTGGATCTGGTTCTGGGGCATGATTCTGTTCGCGGTCGGCATGCACTGGCAGGGCATTCTGGGCGTGCCGCGCCGCGCGCAGATCAGCGCTGTGGCGCAGCCGGAAGTGTACGAGGCCATGCACCTGGCCCTGCCCCGCTTCCTGACCGGCCTCAGCGGCATTCTGCTGCTTATCGGCGGCCTGATGTTCTTCTACGTGTTCTTCAAGATGGTGTTCAGCCGGCGCGTGCAGGACGGCGAGGAAATTGAGATTCCCTACAGCCCCTCTATCAGCGCGGCGGGCGAGGACCTCGCTACGGCCAGCCCGCTGGTGCGCCTGACCGAGCCGCTGCTGGCGCTGGGCGCCCTGGGCCTGATTATCGTGCTGATGGTGTACCTGCCGGTGCTGCTG
- a CDS encoding cytochrome c oxidase subunit II, translating into MTGRAAPRLEHHSLNIYENIWLLIGLLIQLLLFVGVIASLVSGTSPLLSDNTASHNHLAGVQSGRVDPANLQATAFAKPGLYQLEDGSYQAIVVARAFAFDPPFLKVPAGTPIDFHVTAQDVVHGYYVYGTNINVDLMPGQVSSFRTTFDTPGEYNVICYEYCGIGHHNMLNKIIVEPAGTEVPTVDAPSPTQETQP; encoded by the coding sequence ATGACCGGCCGCGCTGCTCCACGGCTGGAACATCACAGCCTGAACATCTACGAGAACATCTGGCTGCTCATCGGCCTGCTGATTCAGCTGCTGCTGTTTGTCGGGGTCATTGCCAGTCTGGTCAGCGGCACCTCGCCCCTCTTGTCCGACAACACGGCCAGCCACAATCACCTGGCCGGCGTGCAGAGCGGCCGGGTGGACCCCGCGAACCTGCAGGCCACGGCCTTCGCCAAGCCGGGCCTGTACCAGCTGGAAGACGGCTCCTATCAGGCCATCGTGGTGGCGCGGGCCTTTGCCTTCGACCCACCCTTCTTGAAGGTGCCGGCCGGCACGCCGATCGACTTTCATGTCACCGCGCAGGACGTGGTCCACGGCTACTACGTGTACGGCACCAACATCAACGTGGACCTGATGCCGGGACAGGTCAGCAGCTTCCGCACCACCTTCGACACGCCCGGCGAGTACAACGTCATCTGCTACGAGTACTGCGGTATCGGCCACCACAACATGCTGAACAAAATTATCGTGGAACCGGCCGGCACTGAGGTGCCCACCGTGGATGCGCCCTCCCCCACCCAGGAGACCCAACCGTGA
- a CDS encoding S41 family peptidase gives MIRRIAAHLLLLSALSGAAPAVAVPAIPARPLGAVGAAGPGTAPARVPSGTSPAQQAFDEVAGWLRSDYGGLSAVDRSALVREYQARLLAVCQGQGLNCPAETAYPVIEAQLTALGDPHTFLYWPDEYQDFVSSALGGERLQFGVKLAELQGERRLVTEVVPGSSAERAGLRRGDVLQLLDTRPYRYSDLTDAREAGRSITLGVDRQGQRLSVRLTATRTAAADPPRLSWVGSGTPAAGRTAVIRIPTFLSAGEVAARVHEQVAQARSGGAGGVVVDLRGNTGGSLLECDLAASAFVPEFSRVAHSAGRQVGTRVAGGRRWDNGVLVGRVSRPQLWRGPLAVLVDEGSASCAEFFAYEVQRSGAGTVVGSPTSGVGNTATRVFPLVGGAGLQLTTLHYSKPGGQAYPVQVQPDLKAQSGEAFLQALAQGRDLTLEAGLQSLRRQSLARGTLQRAE, from the coding sequence ATGATTCGCCGAATTGCCGCCCATCTCCTGCTGCTAAGCGCGCTGTCGGGTGCGGCACCGGCGGTGGCCGTACCTGCCATTCCGGCGCGGCCTCTGGGGGCTGTGGGTGCGGCGGGGCCAGGCACGGCACCTGCCCGCGTACCGAGCGGCACCTCGCCCGCGCAGCAGGCGTTCGACGAGGTAGCCGGGTGGCTGCGGAGCGACTACGGCGGGCTTTCGGCGGTGGACCGCAGTGCGCTGGTCCGTGAGTATCAGGCGCGGCTGCTGGCCGTGTGCCAGGGCCAGGGCCTCAACTGCCCGGCCGAAACCGCCTATCCGGTGATTGAAGCGCAGCTGACGGCACTGGGAGACCCTCACACGTTTTTGTACTGGCCGGACGAGTACCAGGATTTCGTGAGCAGTGCGCTGGGGGGCGAGCGGCTGCAGTTCGGCGTGAAGCTGGCCGAGCTGCAGGGCGAGCGCCGCCTGGTGACCGAGGTGGTGCCTGGCAGCTCGGCCGAGCGTGCGGGCCTGCGCCGGGGCGACGTGCTGCAGCTGCTGGACACCCGGCCCTACCGCTACAGCGACCTGACCGACGCCCGTGAAGCTGGCCGGTCTATCACCCTGGGCGTGGACCGCCAGGGTCAGCGCCTGAGTGTGCGGCTCACCGCCACCCGCACTGCCGCAGCCGACCCCCCGCGCCTGAGCTGGGTGGGAAGTGGCACGCCTGCCGCAGGACGCACTGCTGTGATTCGCATTCCCACGTTCCTGTCGGCCGGCGAGGTGGCCGCCCGTGTCCACGAGCAGGTGGCGCAGGCCCGCAGCGGTGGGGCAGGCGGCGTCGTGGTGGACCTGCGCGGCAATACAGGCGGCAGCCTGCTGGAGTGCGACCTGGCCGCCAGCGCCTTCGTGCCGGAGTTCAGCCGCGTGGCCCACAGCGCTGGCCGGCAGGTGGGCACGCGGGTGGCGGGAGGCCGCCGCTGGGACAACGGGGTGCTGGTGGGCCGGGTGTCCCGTCCGCAACTGTGGCGCGGGCCGCTGGCCGTGCTGGTGGATGAGGGCAGCGCCTCGTGCGCCGAGTTCTTCGCCTACGAGGTGCAGCGTTCCGGCGCCGGCACGGTGGTCGGCTCCCCGACCTCTGGCGTGGGCAACACGGCCACCCGTGTTTTTCCGCTGGTCGGCGGGGCTGGGCTGCAGCTCACCACGCTGCACTACTCCAAGCCCGGCGGGCAGGCCTACCCGGTGCAGGTGCAGCCCGACCTGAAGGCCCAGAGCGGCGAAGCGTTCTTGCAGGCGCTGGCGCAGGGCCGCGACCTCACGCTAGAAGCGGGACTCCAGTCACTGCGCCGCCAGAGCCTGGCCCGTGGCACGCTGCAGCGGGCCGAGTAG
- a CDS encoding MFS transporter translates to MPAAAVPPAPDPFSLRLLSPAQWGLLTVTFLMWAGFFLIIPLVTVHFVGGLGWAAGAVGVVLGVRQLAQQGLTVLGGAWADRVGPRQLILWGCLLRAVGFAGMAFSGTFAALLISSLVAGVGGALFDAPKSAALSALTRPEHRPQLFSLLSVAGNLGMVLGPLLGAAMMGLGFSVAALISAGTYVLCWLILRLTLPDVRPAQEGGGGLNGLRRAVADRRFVKFTVALIGYFLLSTQLNVAVTLKAVALGGPGATGPLYALNAGLAVLLQYPLLRWAEGRFRARTILTAAVTLAALSLGLMGFAGTFPLLLACAALYSLGTMLVFPTQQTLVSRLAPPELLGSYFGFSAISLGVGGALGNVLGGSLMDYGAALGRPALPWLLLMATGFVTVAALRWALKEVPSAGGQQPG, encoded by the coding sequence ATGCCTGCTGCTGCTGTCCCGCCTGCCCCTGACCCCTTTTCACTGCGCCTGCTCAGCCCAGCGCAGTGGGGGCTGCTGACCGTCACTTTCCTGATGTGGGCCGGGTTTTTCCTGATTATTCCGCTGGTCACGGTGCATTTCGTGGGCGGTCTGGGCTGGGCCGCCGGCGCGGTGGGTGTGGTCTTGGGCGTGCGGCAACTGGCGCAGCAAGGCCTGACCGTGCTGGGCGGGGCGTGGGCCGACCGGGTGGGGCCCCGGCAGCTGATTTTGTGGGGCTGCTTGCTGCGGGCCGTGGGCTTTGCGGGCATGGCCTTTTCAGGGACGTTCGCGGCGCTGCTGATATCCAGCCTGGTCGCCGGCGTGGGCGGCGCCCTGTTCGACGCCCCCAAAAGCGCAGCGCTGAGCGCCCTGACCCGGCCCGAGCACCGCCCGCAGCTGTTTAGCCTGCTGAGCGTGGCCGGCAACCTGGGCATGGTGCTGGGACCGCTGCTGGGCGCCGCCATGATGGGGCTGGGCTTCTCGGTGGCTGCACTGATAAGCGCCGGCACCTACGTGCTGTGCTGGCTGATCCTGCGCCTGACCCTGCCGGACGTGCGCCCAGCGCAAGAAGGCGGCGGGGGTCTGAACGGACTGCGCCGCGCCGTAGCGGACCGGCGTTTCGTGAAGTTTACCGTGGCGCTGATCGGGTACTTCCTGCTCAGCACCCAGCTGAACGTGGCCGTGACGCTCAAGGCAGTGGCTCTGGGTGGACCCGGCGCCACTGGCCCGCTGTACGCGCTGAATGCCGGCCTGGCGGTGCTGCTCCAGTACCCGCTGCTGCGCTGGGCCGAGGGGCGCTTCCGCGCCCGCACCATCCTGACCGCCGCCGTGACGCTGGCCGCGCTCTCACTGGGGCTGATGGGTTTTGCGGGCACTTTCCCGCTGCTGCTGGCCTGCGCCGCGCTGTATTCGCTGGGCACCATGCTGGTGTTCCCCACCCAGCAGACGCTGGTGTCGCGCCTGGCACCACCGGAACTGCTGGGCAGCTACTTCGGATTCAGTGCCATCAGCCTGGGGGTGGGAGGCGCGCTGGGCAACGTGCTGGGCGGCAGCCTGATGGACTACGGCGCGGCGCTGGGCCGGCCCGCCCTGCCCTGGCTGCTGCTGATGGCGACCGGCTTCGTGACTGTGGCGGCGCTGCGCTGGGCGCTGAAGGAGGTGCCCAGCGCTGGAGGACAGCAGCCAGGTTAA
- a CDS encoding S1C family serine protease: protein MSPLSWFRLPALLLLALLAYVLPVPGSGMAGLGGQGSAPPADLSAEPQPSAVQVPLPTLPQETLRLFERSRSAVVRLGSLDPGSMAMGLGTGFFISPQGQLLTAYHVVSEGRLFQVQTLAGQRYPARLVAFDAAADVALLQVDAKGPFPYLNLSPRPPQVGEAVLAIGNSGGDFLQPREGQLLRLEAASGRADFPQGTLEMNARLAPGDSGGPIINGLGQVIGVVSYIRVDEAGNTETSYAVPTVEGNALITALKDGQQRDRGVVGLVFDLYHDGLTEPPGGVVSRVARGSPAEKAGLRGATRDERTGQLQGFGDIIISVQGVRTRNAGEVVRELQRFGVGETVTVRYLRGGQEREAQLRLVPKRSMPDL from the coding sequence GTGAGTCCGCTGTCCTGGTTCCGCCTCCCGGCCCTGCTGCTGCTGGCGCTGCTGGCCTACGTGCTGCCGGTGCCGGGCAGCGGCATGGCGGGGCTGGGTGGCCAAGGCAGTGCCCCGCCGGCGGACCTCTCTGCCGAACCCCAGCCATCGGCTGTGCAGGTGCCTCTGCCCACACTTCCCCAGGAAACCCTGCGGCTATTCGAGCGGTCGCGCTCGGCGGTGGTGCGGCTGGGCAGCCTGGACCCCGGCTCCATGGCGATGGGTCTGGGCACCGGATTTTTCATCTCGCCGCAGGGTCAGTTGCTGACCGCTTATCACGTCGTGAGCGAGGGGCGGCTGTTTCAGGTGCAGACGCTGGCCGGCCAGCGCTACCCGGCGCGGCTGGTGGCCTTCGACGCGGCCGCCGATGTGGCGCTGCTGCAGGTGGACGCCAAGGGCCCTTTCCCTTACCTGAACCTCTCACCGCGTCCGCCGCAGGTGGGCGAAGCGGTGCTGGCCATCGGGAACAGTGGCGGCGACTTTTTGCAGCCACGCGAGGGCCAGCTGCTGCGCCTCGAAGCGGCGTCGGGCCGGGCCGATTTCCCGCAGGGCACCCTGGAGATGAACGCCCGGCTGGCCCCCGGCGACAGCGGCGGCCCCATCATCAACGGGCTGGGGCAGGTCATCGGGGTGGTCAGCTATATCCGGGTGGACGAAGCGGGCAACACCGAAACGTCCTACGCCGTTCCCACCGTGGAAGGCAACGCCCTGATCACCGCCCTCAAGGACGGCCAGCAAAGGGACCGGGGGGTGGTGGGGCTGGTGTTCGACCTCTACCACGACGGCCTGACCGAGCCTCCCGGCGGCGTGGTGTCGCGGGTGGCGCGGGGCAGCCCGGCCGAGAAGGCAGGTCTGCGCGGCGCCACCCGCGATGAGCGGACCGGCCAGCTGCAGGGATTCGGGGACATCATCATCAGCGTGCAGGGGGTGCGGACCCGCAATGCCGGCGAGGTGGTCCGCGAGCTGCAGCGCTTCGGGGTGGGGGAGACGGTCACCGTGCGCTACCTGCGCGGCGGCCAGGAGCGCGAGGCGCAGCTGCGGCTGGTGCCCAAGCGCAGCATGCCCGACCTGTGA